The DNA window TCTCTGAACTTCGTATGTGTCTCCTTTGTTGGAACTGGTCGAACTGGAGCTGCCTTATCTCTCTAATTTATACAGTTTTCTGTCATTTAGGAGTTATTACCGGTGTACAAATGCTGGTTGCCCAGTCAAGAAACATGTGGAAAGAGCATCCCACGATCCGCAGCTCGTTATTACAACATATGAAGGACAACACGATCATGACATTCCCCTGTCCAGGACTGTGAACCGAAGTACAGCTGAGAAAGATTCTGCTATGTCAAAAGCTAAAGTTGAGTCGACTCTCAAAATTAAGAGAGAACAAGTCTGTTGGTCTTGAAATGGTCGTTCATATTCATGCAAATAGAGACATTCTACCGTTGGATTTCTAGCTAAAAGATAGTACATTGTATCATTTGAGTCGGTACATCTTTCCTCTCTACATTTGTATTTTCGAGTGGTGGGCTTAGTCTATATCGATGTGGGATTAGTCGTCATAACAGCATTTGAACTTCGCGTACGATGGAATAACttatatatattgtataaagCACTCGTTTGGAGAAAAATAATAGTATAGATGTAGCATAGTATTTAAGCTTTGGCATTGCTTGTGCAACCGTTCACGACATTCTTTCATAACACACAACGAACTTTTGACGTTTTTCTCATTTGGTTTGATGATTTCACGACTTTGGCCCtcgtttaaaatatatttcttttgtttaattgttttaaatatTGCCTGGGATGATCATTCCGACTTCCCAAGTACTTAATTTAAGGGCCGTTCATTTATGTACCATTTTGATTTGCGGCTTCCCGTGAAAATTCTACCATACGGAATGTACCATAACATGGTTAAAAATCTTGTAAGAAATCATTATCTCTGGTTGTATTTTACATCGACGTTTAAACTTGTATTCAAGCACCATTCGAAATACGTACACAAACACCGAAAGCTCTTTCCTCCATAAGTTTTATAGAAAATATTAGATGACTTGGCGTGGCATGGCAACAATACAGAAAAAACAACAGGAATTACTGCGCAGCGTGACTTGTGCATGTAAAACATATTTGATGAGGAAAAACCACAGGATATAATTTGCTGTGAACGAAAAGGAAAGACTGAAAtatgtttttgtaattttttaataCAGCAGGGGTTGTCTTTCGAACCCCGTTCGAGCATACTGTCTCACACCTTGTTTGAATTCCTGAATCCATCAGCGAATCGAGTGGCACGTATGGGGGAAGAAAACAAAATCACAATGGCTGGCCACAGAGCTTTCACTTCCAGGCACAAGAAGCTATCAAATCTCTGTCCATCCATCCAAGATACAGAGCTCCGTCCCTTTCTTCAAGCCTATACTTATTGCAGTAGTTTTGAAGCAATGTTTTGATCGTAGCATTTACCAAAGAGCTCAAAGGATACGGACTAAAACCAGCCATACTGAACCGGGATCGCCACTTTCCTAGAAGTTCGTGCCTTTCAACCCTTTCTGTTCCCTCGCATGCCATAATATTAACTACATCTCTAGCCAAACAATGTTGCTCCACGTTGATTCGTGCTTTATGTTCCCTTGGAAGAGTCACATCGATTGATTCGAACATAGCAGTGTAGTAACCCAATGCTTCTAGAAATCGAGGGTAAAATGCAGCAGTGTTCGTGTTGAATTCTTGCTCAACTAGTGTCACCACCTGCGGATTCAAGCCTTTCACCATCCTCAGGATTCGGTCTCGATGGTTTTCCGTGTTGACACTTTCGTCTGGCATTCGGTGTAACATGAAAGCAAAGTTAACCGCTAAGGCCTCATTGGGACGGATTCCAAAATTTTTGAGGTTAACGTCACAGTCAGATATGGCTGCACCGTGGAATTCGAAAGGAACTTTGAATGTCTTGGCTAGCTTGGATAGCCTCCTTCCCACTATGTTTAGTCCTCCCCCACGAGCATATGCGGAAGTCAAATCGTCAATACCCGTTATTCGAATATGAGGTGGCCCTCCTGGCCGGGATGCAAAAGCCCGGATTAGAGAAATCCATTGGCTCCCTTGACAGATCTGGAAATCAATAATGTGAATCCTATCCTCATTTTTCATGGCTTCTGCAATGGCACCATTAGCTGACAT is part of the Primulina eburnea isolate SZY01 chromosome 1, ASM2296580v1, whole genome shotgun sequence genome and encodes:
- the LOC140841417 gene encoding scarecrow-like protein 21, whose translation is MQDFEPRRIKSNSSNAPCHQPVRYLESSYSLPQTFQSLDHQLSYNNNAHNNKYSHSCIQNSQYRYCTLESSSLSVKKDPTMFHSPSEISLPHQESQSYLRHSPETNYGSPSSVSCITEDANNFRNKLKELETVMLGPDIETYDDYMELGSMASAEILDSLRQMTETIPKKDLKQLLIACAKAISNNDILTAQWLVSELHQLVSVSGEPMQRLGAYVLEGLVAKLSSSGSSIYKSLICKEPASFELLSYMHILFEICPYLKFGYMSANGAIAEAMKNEDRIHIIDFQICQGSQWISLIRAFASRPGGPPHIRITGIDDLTSAYARGGGLNIVGRRLSKLAKTFKVPFEFHGAAISDCDVNLKNFGIRPNEALAVNFAFMLHRMPDESVNTENHRDRILRMVKGLNPQVVTLVEQEFNTNTAAFYPRFLEALGYYTAMFESIDVTLPREHKARINVEQHCLARDVVNIMACEGTERVERHELLGKWRSRFSMAGFSPYPLSSLVNATIKTLLQNYCNKYRLEERDGALYLGWMDRDLIASCAWK